CGATGAAGATGAATTTGCTTCGGGGTTGCGTCGCCGCGGGTATCGCAAGTGCGGCGTTCGTGCCGTCGGTATCCCACGCATTCGATGGGGAACTCGCGTTCTATGGCAGCATTTCCGACGTCACCTGCAACATCAACGGCGTAGCGCCGGGCGACGGCAACCGCAAGGAAGTGCAACTCGGCGACCGCATCGGCACCGACACGTTCCCCCAAGTCGGCGCGGTTTCGACCCCCGCCACGTTCAACCTGGTCATCGGCGGCAATACCGGTTGTACCGACGGCACGAAGGTGCTGGTCGAATTCGATCAGCGGTCGAACAACATCAATCCGGTGACCGGCAACCTGAAACTCGTCGGCACCAAGCCTGCAGAAGGCATCGAAATCCAGATCAAAGATGCGGGTAACGGCAAGACCGGCAAGATCATGCTCGGCCAGGCGCAGAACTTGGCGGAGGCCCAGGTTGCAACCGTCGCAAGCAACACCGCCACGCTGACTTATGCGGCGCAGTACGTCTCGACTGCCGCGAAGAGTGCAATCAAGACAGGTTCGGGCAACTCGTTCATCCGATACGTGCTCGCCTACCACTGATCGATGCAACCGCTGCTCCACGTCATGAACTTGACCATTCGTTCCCTCCGTTTGCAAGCCGTGGCCGGAGTCGTGGCGTGGGCTGCCTGTGCCACGCTGGCACAGGCAGCGCTGCTGCTGGACGGTACGCGGGTGATTTTTCCCGAGCATGACCGCGATGTCACGGTCCGGATAAAAAACGCCGGTACCGAGCCGGTACTCGCGCAGAGCTGGATCGACGATGGCCGTGCCGACGTGCCGCCCGAACAGATGCGTACGCCGTTCGTGGTTGCACCGACATTGGCGCGCGTCGAAGCAGGGCGGAGCGCCGTGCTGCGCATCACGAACATGCAAGCACAACTGCCCGCCGACCGCGAATCGGTGTTCTGGTTGAACGTGCTCGAGGTTCCCGCCGTACAGCAGGACACCGACAACCGGTTGCGCTTCGCGTTCCGGACGCGCATCAAGTTGTTCTACCGGCCAACGTCGCTCGCGAACGACGTCGATACCGCGGCGGACAAGCTGGTCTGGAAGGTATCGGCCGACGTGCCGCATACGGGCGGCCAACCGATATCGCTCGAGGTTGCCAATCCGACGCCGTACTACGTGTCGTTCGGCCTGGTCGAGGGCGACGTCGGCGGAAAATTCATCCCGGCAGGTGGCGGGATGGTCGCACCGTTCGGCTCGCAGCGCTTCCCGCTGCCTGGTGCCAGCGGACGTTCCCAGCGACCGACGGCCGTGCGGTACATCGCGATCGACGACTACGGCGGCCGAAGCACCATCACAAAAAAATTGGCGGACTGAGCAACCGGTTCACGCCACACATCCAGAAGGCACAACACTGCACGCCGGTTCGTCATAACGATTCGGCATGCGAAACAAATGTATACTCATGCTGAGTTCGGCGGGCTTTCAATCTTCATGCGCACCACGGCTTCCGCAGCGACCTTGTTTGCTGGCCGTCGCATCCGTGTTCGCATCGGTGGCGATGGCGTCGGGGACGAACGGCTTCGCGGCCACGGTCGCCCCGGCGGATGCGGTCGATGCGGGCGCGCTGGAGGACACCCGCCGCTCGAGTGCGAACCCGCCGCCGAGCGGGTCGGCCGGCGCCGAGACGCACTTCGACGATTCGATGCTGATGCACGGCGCAGGAAGCGAGCCGATCGATACGACGCCGTTCGCGCAACCGAATGCGATCGTGCCGGGCGTGTATCGCGCCGATCTCATCGTCAACGGGCAGTGGCGCGGCGTGGAAGACATCACGTTCCGCCACGATGCGCGCGGTGACGTGCTGCCTTGCTACGATCGCGCGCTGCTGCAGCGGGTGGGGATCGATCTGGATCGGAGCGCGCGCGGCCAGGATGCCAGCCAGCCGCCGAATCCGATGCCGGACGGGCTGATCTGCGATGCGCTGTCCCGGTACGTGCCCGGCGGCGCGCTGTCGTTCGATACGGCCGAGCAGAAGCTGTATCTGACGGCGCCGCAGTTCTACATGCGGCTCGCGGAGCAGAGTACCTACGTCGACCCGTCGAACTGGACGAACGGCGTGCCAGCCGCATGGCTGAACTACAACGCGAGCGCATTTACGACACGTTCGAGCGGTTACGAGTATTCGCAGCTCTACACCGGCCTGTCGATGGCGGCGAGCGCGGGGCCGATCCGGATTCGTCACAACGGCAACCTGACGTGGTCGCAGCACGACCGCGCCCGTTATCAGCGCGGCTACGTATACGCGCAAACCGATCTGCCCGCCTGGCGTGCGCAGTTGCTGGCGGGCGAGAGCTCGACCAGCGGTGCGATGTTCGACGCCGTGTCGTTTCGCGGCGTGCAGATCGCAAGCGACGACCGGATGCTGCCCGACGAGCAGCGCTACTACGCGCCCGTCGTGCGGGGCGTCGCGCAATCGAACGCCAAGGTGTCGATCTACCAGCGCGGCTATCTCGTGCACGAGACGACCGTCGCACCCGGCCCGTTCGCGATCGACAACCTGCAGGCGATGAGCTATGGCGGCGACCTGAACGTCACGGTGACCGAGGCCAACGGCGAGACGCGCAGCTTCGTGGTGCCGTTCGCGACGACGGTGCAACTGCTGCGTCCGGGCAGCACGCGGTTCAGCGTGATGGCGGGGCAGGCGATCGAGCTCGGCGACGATATCGGCAAGCAGTACGTCGGCCAGTTCACCGTGCAGCGCGGTATCAGCAACGCGATGACGGCTTATGGCGGCGCCGCGTTTGCGAGCCGCTACCAATCCGTGCTGACGGGCGTCGCACTCAACACGCCGATCGGCGGCTTCGCGGCGGACATCACGGTTGCGCGCACGCAGCCGCGCGGCGGCGAGCGCATGAACGGCTCGAGCATCCGCGTGTCGTACAGCAAGAACCTGCCGAACAGCGGAACCAACTTCTCGCTGCTCGCGTATCGCTACTCGACGAGAGGCTATCTCGGCCTGCGCGACGCAATGCTGCTGAACGGCCGGAGCGATCAGGGCGCAGCGGCGGCCTCGTTTGCGCGGTTGCGCGATCGGGTCGATCTCAACGTGAGCCAGCAGATCGGGCGAGCGGGCAACATTTATGCGAACGGGTCGGCGCTCAGCTACTGGGCGGGCGGCGGGCAAACGGTGAGCTTTACCCTCGGTTACAGCACGCAATGGCGCGATGCGACGGTCACCGCGTCGGTGCAGCGCGTGCGCAATCTGTCCACCCGGGATTCATCGTTCGGCCGCGGCGCCGGCAGCACGCTCGTGAGCCTGAACGTATCGATTCCGCTGGGGCGCAATTCGCGACGCGCGCCGATCTTCAGCTCGTTCATGACGCATGACAGCAGCACCGGCACGAGCGCCACGGCGAGTCTCGCCGGCCGCTTCGGCGAGCGGGGCGAC
This region of Burkholderia contaminans genomic DNA includes:
- a CDS encoding fimbria/pilus outer membrane usher protein, yielding MLAVASVFASVAMASGTNGFAATVAPADAVDAGALEDTRRSSANPPPSGSAGAETHFDDSMLMHGAGSEPIDTTPFAQPNAIVPGVYRADLIVNGQWRGVEDITFRHDARGDVLPCYDRALLQRVGIDLDRSARGQDASQPPNPMPDGLICDALSRYVPGGALSFDTAEQKLYLTAPQFYMRLAEQSTYVDPSNWTNGVPAAWLNYNASAFTTRSSGYEYSQLYTGLSMAASAGPIRIRHNGNLTWSQHDRARYQRGYVYAQTDLPAWRAQLLAGESSTSGAMFDAVSFRGVQIASDDRMLPDEQRYYAPVVRGVAQSNAKVSIYQRGYLVHETTVAPGPFAIDNLQAMSYGGDLNVTVTEANGETRSFVVPFATTVQLLRPGSTRFSVMAGQAIELGDDIGKQYVGQFTVQRGISNAMTAYGGAAFASRYQSVLTGVALNTPIGGFAADITVARTQPRGGERMNGSSIRVSYSKNLPNSGTNFSLLAYRYSTRGYLGLRDAMLLNGRSDQGAAAASFARLRDRVDLNVSQQIGRAGNIYANGSALSYWAGGGQTVSFTLGYSTQWRDATVTASVQRVRNLSTRDSSFGRGAGSTLVSLNVSIPLGRNSRRAPIFSSFMTHDSSTGTSATASLAGRFGERGDGSYSMAASYDGNNRASSGSFGIGYQRPAVSVSANLGIGRDYQQASANATGGLVLHPGGLTPAPTLSETIGVVRAPHARGALVANTSARVNRFGYAIVPSLIPYQLNKVDIDPKDVPEDVELKTVSRSVAPRSGSVVMLSYDTLKARALLIDAQLDDGRPLPFAARAVDARTGVALGAVGQGSRLFVRSAENDGQIRVEWGTRADQQCVVDYGIPAAQRSGTGYVALTGTCRAATLTPNVLGPQAERAGGR
- a CDS encoding fimbrial biogenesis chaperone; amino-acid sequence: MQPLLHVMNLTIRSLRLQAVAGVVAWAACATLAQAALLLDGTRVIFPEHDRDVTVRIKNAGTEPVLAQSWIDDGRADVPPEQMRTPFVVAPTLARVEAGRSAVLRITNMQAQLPADRESVFWLNVLEVPAVQQDTDNRLRFAFRTRIKLFYRPTSLANDVDTAADKLVWKVSADVPHTGGQPISLEVANPTPYYVSFGLVEGDVGGKFIPAGGGMVAPFGSQRFPLPGASGRSQRPTAVRYIAIDDYGGRSTITKKLAD
- a CDS encoding fimbrial protein; translation: MKMNLLRGCVAAGIASAAFVPSVSHAFDGELAFYGSISDVTCNINGVAPGDGNRKEVQLGDRIGTDTFPQVGAVSTPATFNLVIGGNTGCTDGTKVLVEFDQRSNNINPVTGNLKLVGTKPAEGIEIQIKDAGNGKTGKIMLGQAQNLAEAQVATVASNTATLTYAAQYVSTAAKSAIKTGSGNSFIRYVLAYH